One segment of Nostoc piscinale CENA21 DNA contains the following:
- a CDS encoding M48 family metalloprotease produces MGDFQPAPTGLLKAADNEAQLASVIAHEIGHIPSCQAINQMRKTAITRGIATATGLDSSTAVQIWIWP; encoded by the coding sequence TTGGGAGATTTTCAACCTGCTCCTACTGGATTATTAAAAGCCGCAGATAACGAAGCTCAATTAGCCAGTGTGATTGCTCACGAAATTGGACATATCCCCAGTTGTCAAGCAATAAATCAGATGCGAAAAACAGCAATCACGCGCGGTATTGCAACAGCAACAGGACTAGACAGTAGTACCGCAGTTCAGATTTGGATTTGGCCTTAA
- a CDS encoding M48 family metalloprotease, producing the protein MDLALNLPHSRQDEFEADQKGIITLGRAGYAHSAMIAFLQKLLNQPSLPSFLSTHPATSDRIAVLKREINSQTAYRSGGLNNAAYQEKIQPLS; encoded by the coding sequence TTGGATTTGGCCTTAAACCTTCCCCACAGCCGCCAAGATGAATTTGAAGCTGATCAAAAAGGAATAATAACATTAGGACGTGCTGGTTATGCTCATTCTGCCATGATTGCATTTCTGCAAAAACTACTCAATCAGCCATCACTACCATCATTTTTGAGTACCCATCCTGCCACAAGCGATCGCATTGCTGTATTAAAACGTGAAATTAATTCTCAAACAGCTTATCGAAGCGGTGGCTTAAACAACGCTGCATATCAAGAAAAAATCCAACCTTTAAGTTAG
- a CDS encoding peptidoglycan-binding domain-containing protein — protein MSFTLSIFTFSFASAEAQTNNAPVTGRLSKYTPLKAPFLRIGSRGQAVRDVQAVLRSWGFYNGVIDGS, from the coding sequence TTGAGCTTCACTTTAAGTATTTTTACCTTCAGTTTTGCATCGGCTGAAGCACAAACAAATAATGCCCCAGTTACAGGTAGACTATCAAAATATACTCCGCTAAAAGCTCCTTTTTTGAGAATAGGATCGCGTGGACAAGCTGTCAGAGATGTACAAGCTGTTTTGCGCTCTTGGGGATTTTATAACGGAGTGATTGATGGTAGCTAG
- a CDS encoding DUF1206 domain-containing protein, with the protein MALRDPVPEKIKQPIRQVASHLWVERLARLGYAAKGLVYFIVGFLAAQAAFGFGGKTTDTNGALETIVTQPFGKFLLSIVTLGLIGYALWRFVQTILAPEHSGQKMNSKRIAKRLGYAFSAIAYVSLAVTSIKLIIGSSSNNSDSVEDWTIYLLNQPFGRWLVLLVGFTVIAVGISFLYQAYKGKFRRNFKLHQMSRTEQIWAMRLGKFGIAARGIVFDIIGIFIMVAAIQLDGTQARGLGGALTSLAQQPFGPWILGIVALGLIAYGIYSVIEARYRHITNL; encoded by the coding sequence ATGGCATTACGTGATCCAGTTCCTGAAAAAATAAAACAACCAATTAGACAAGTAGCTTCTCATCTTTGGGTTGAGCGATTAGCCAGATTAGGCTATGCAGCCAAAGGTCTAGTTTATTTTATCGTCGGCTTTTTAGCAGCACAGGCAGCATTTGGTTTTGGTGGGAAAACTACAGATACGAATGGTGCGCTAGAAACAATTGTCACCCAGCCTTTTGGTAAATTTCTCTTGAGTATCGTTACCTTGGGACTGATTGGTTATGCACTTTGGCGTTTTGTGCAAACTATTCTCGCTCCCGAACATTCTGGTCAAAAAATGAATAGTAAAAGAATTGCTAAACGTCTTGGCTATGCTTTTAGTGCGATCGCTTACGTCAGTTTAGCTGTAACATCTATCAAACTAATTATTGGTTCTAGTAGTAACAATAGCGATTCTGTCGAAGATTGGACAATATATTTGCTTAATCAACCTTTTGGCAGATGGTTAGTATTACTTGTCGGTTTCACAGTAATTGCTGTTGGTATCTCTTTTCTTTATCAAGCATACAAAGGCAAATTCCGCCGCAATTTTAAACTTCATCAAATGAGCAGGACTGAGCAAATTTGGGCAATGCGTTTGGGTAAATTTGGGATTGCCGCTCGCGGTATTGTTTTTGATATCATTGGTATTTTTATAATGGTGGCAGCCATTCAATTGGATGGCACTCAAGCTAGAGGATTAGGTGGTGCATTGACATCCTTAGCACAGCAACCATTTGGCCCTTGGATTTTAGGTATAGTGGCTTTAGGTTTGATTGCTTATGGTATCTATTCCGTCATTGAGGCTCGCTATCGCCATATTACTAATTTATAA
- a CDS encoding NAD-dependent epimerase/dehydratase family protein produces the protein MHFIVTGGAGFIGSHLTEQLLSDGHDVTVVDNLLTGNLQNLPKHPQIKVLIKDISKCQPNDFTEPIDGLAHLAATPSVTQSWLQPLKAHHNNLSATITVIQLCQALNIPRLVFASSAAVYGNPTQLPISENQLTYPISPYGLQKLVCEQYAKLFAKQLGFSFVGLRLFNVFGPRQQPNSQYSGVISIFVNAMQQGLPLTIYGDGTQTRDFIYVKDVANGFAKALTIPLKPGSSLICNLGNGKNISLIELVDILKTCFPQHLSVTNFMPARLGDIQHSHADISNAFSMLGFTPHWSLKSGLQALIDQDNTTLYPIFCPAY, from the coding sequence ATGCATTTTATTGTCACTGGTGGAGCTGGCTTTATCGGCTCCCATCTAACAGAACAGCTTTTGTCCGATGGTCATGATGTCACAGTTGTTGATAACCTATTGACAGGCAATTTGCAAAACTTACCTAAACATCCTCAAATCAAAGTACTGATAAAAGATATATCAAAATGCCAACCCAATGATTTTACCGAGCCGATTGATGGACTAGCCCATTTAGCCGCTACCCCATCGGTAACGCAATCTTGGCTGCAACCACTCAAGGCTCATCACAATAATCTTTCTGCAACCATCACTGTAATTCAACTTTGCCAAGCTTTAAACATTCCCAGACTAGTTTTTGCCAGTTCAGCAGCTGTATATGGAAATCCAACGCAACTACCAATTTCAGAAAATCAACTAACTTATCCCATTTCTCCCTATGGCTTACAAAAACTGGTGTGCGAACAATATGCCAAATTATTTGCCAAACAATTAGGGTTTTCATTTGTAGGATTACGCCTTTTTAATGTATTCGGCCCTAGACAACAACCTAATTCTCAATACTCTGGTGTAATTTCCATTTTTGTAAATGCTATGCAGCAAGGTTTACCCTTAACTATTTATGGAGATGGAACTCAAACACGAGATTTTATATATGTTAAAGATGTAGCAAATGGATTTGCTAAAGCTTTAACTATTCCTCTAAAACCAGGTTCTTCTTTAATTTGTAATTTAGGTAATGGAAAAAATATATCTCTGATTGAGTTAGTTGATATTCTCAAAACTTGTTTTCCTCAGCACTTATCAGTAACGAATTTTATGCCTGCCCGTTTAGGAGATATTCAGCATTCACATGCTGATATCTCAAATGCATTTTCAATGTTAGGCTTTACGCCTCACTGGTCGCTAAAATCAGGTTTACAGGCTTTAATTGACCAAGATAATACAACGTTATATCCTATTTTCTGCCCAGCTTACTGA
- a CDS encoding glycosyltransferase family 2 protein has translation MNKKPLVSCIVIFFNAGEKFFIEAIESVFAQTYDNWELLLVDDGSTDGSSVIALQYAEKYLEKVRYLQHEHHQNRGMSATRNLGIRNAKGEYIAFLDADDVWLPQKLEQQLAIMESNPQAKVVFGSTQFWYSWTGNPKDSKRDRIRELGIPSNGLFHPPKLLVLLLQKKKLIHLLLVAY, from the coding sequence ATGAATAAAAAGCCTTTAGTTTCCTGTATTGTCATATTCTTCAATGCAGGCGAGAAATTCTTTATAGAAGCGATAGAAAGCGTATTTGCTCAAACTTATGACAACTGGGAACTGTTGCTAGTAGATGATGGTTCTACTGATGGTAGCTCTGTGATCGCCTTGCAATATGCCGAAAAATACCTAGAAAAAGTACGCTATCTACAACATGAACACCATCAAAATCGCGGTATGAGTGCGACGCGCAATCTTGGCATCCGCAATGCTAAAGGTGAATATATAGCTTTCTTAGATGCTGATGATGTTTGGTTACCGCAGAAACTAGAACAGCAACTAGCAATAATGGAATCTAACCCTCAAGCAAAAGTAGTTTTTGGCTCAACTCAGTTTTGGTACAGTTGGACGGGGAATCCTAAAGATAGTAAACGCGATCGCATTCGAGAACTTGGTATTCCGAGCAATGGTTTGTTCCATCCACCAAAACTGCTAGTACTTTTGTTGCAAAAAAAAAAGTTAATACACCTGCTACTTGTAGCGTATTGA
- a CDS encoding glycosyltransferase family A protein has translation MSSFFIEAIQSVFDQTYKNWELLLVDDGSTDGSTEIALRYTQKYPEKVHYLEHEGHHNRGMSATRNLGIRHAKGEYITFLDADDIWIPNTLEEQAAILNSHPDAGMVYGPIQIWFDWTGNSEDQKLNYLEQREYEELKKLGMETNTLIEPPILFLLLLQMKISIAGMLVRRQVIEKVGGFEDSFRGLYEDQVFCTKVCLQFPVFVASQCWYKYRQHPKSCCVIAQKTKKEYWHIQRPVFLNWLEQYLSIKGFKYTEAWEVLQKELWLSRHPILSSLLNRPQQIIKRIKWRVNRIALQKLLVKTEKLRI, from the coding sequence GTGAGCAGTTTTTTTATAGAAGCGATACAAAGCGTATTTGACCAGACTTACAAGAATTGGGAACTATTACTGGTCGATGATGGCTCTACTGATGGTAGTACGGAGATAGCTCTACGCTATACACAAAAATATCCAGAAAAAGTCCATTATTTGGAACATGAAGGACATCATAATCGCGGTATGAGTGCAACTCGCAATTTAGGTATTCGCCACGCCAAAGGTGAATATATTACCTTTTTAGATGCCGATGATATCTGGATACCAAATACTTTAGAAGAACAAGCCGCTATTTTAAATTCTCACCCCGATGCTGGTATGGTTTATGGGCCAATTCAGATATGGTTTGATTGGACGGGAAATTCTGAAGATCAAAAACTTAATTATCTGGAACAACGTGAATATGAAGAACTGAAAAAGCTGGGTATGGAGACTAATACCCTAATCGAGCCACCAATTCTATTTTTGCTGTTATTACAAATGAAAATTAGCATAGCGGGAATGCTAGTGCGGCGACAAGTAATAGAAAAAGTTGGTGGTTTTGAAGATTCATTCCGAGGTCTGTATGAAGATCAAGTCTTTTGTACAAAGGTTTGTCTACAATTTCCTGTATTCGTAGCCAGCCAGTGCTGGTATAAGTATCGACAACATCCTAAGAGTTGCTGCGTAATCGCCCAAAAGACTAAAAAAGAGTATTGGCACATACAACGTCCAGTTTTTTTGAACTGGTTAGAGCAATATCTATCCATAAAAGGGTTCAAGTACACAGAGGCTTGGGAGGTACTTCAAAAAGAGCTATGGTTATCTCGTCATCCAATCCTAAGCTCTTTATTAAACCGTCCTCAGCAGATTATAAAGCGTATTAAATGGAGAGTAAATCGCATAGCATTGCAGAAATTGCTTGTCAAAACAGAAAAATTGAGAATATGA
- a CDS encoding polysaccharide deacetylase family protein yields MIIGKLSNKVRHTVRQIKNTIFPGAIILMYHRVAEVDSDPWSLCVTPKHFAEHLEVLRKYGHPLHLQQLTKRLSDRQSIHRSIVVTFDDGYADNFYNAKPLLEKYDIPATVFVTTGGIDQKREFWWDELEQLLLQPGILPDLLQLNINGRTYRWELGEATYYSEADRQRDRHWKMEREEDPTPRHALYRSVYQLLQFLSAYERSQLLDELGSWTNAQPVVRSTHRSLCNEEMLALESGGLIEIGTHTVTHPFLSQLPIASQRDEIQQSKAYLEKVLRHPITSFSYPNGSYTKETISLAQEAGFNCACASVLDKLQQHNNKISQHSNRFLLPRFVVEDWDGETFARWLSRCF; encoded by the coding sequence ATGATCATAGGCAAACTTAGTAATAAAGTACGACACACCGTTCGGCAGATTAAGAATACAATTTTCCCTGGTGCGATCATCTTAATGTATCACCGTGTAGCTGAAGTAGATTCAGACCCTTGGTCATTATGTGTCACACCAAAACACTTCGCTGAACACTTAGAAGTTTTACGAAAATATGGTCATCCTCTGCATTTACAACAATTGACAAAAAGACTGAGCGATCGCCAATCCATACATCGGTCAATTGTAGTTACATTTGATGATGGTTACGCAGATAACTTCTACAATGCCAAACCTTTATTAGAAAAGTACGATATCCCAGCAACAGTTTTTGTTACCACTGGAGGTATTGACCAAAAGCGAGAATTTTGGTGGGATGAACTAGAGCAACTGTTATTACAACCTGGTATCTTACCCGACTTACTCCAGTTAAATATTAATGGCAGAACCTATCGATGGGAATTAGGCGAAGCAACATATTATAGTGAAGCTGATCGTCAGCGCGATCGCCATTGGAAAATGGAAAGAGAAGAAGACCCTACGCCTCGTCATGCGCTATATCGCTCAGTGTATCAATTGTTGCAGTTTTTGTCTGCCTATGAGCGAAGTCAACTCTTAGATGAACTAGGTAGCTGGACAAATGCTCAACCAGTAGTTCGCTCAACCCATCGCTCCCTTTGCAACGAAGAGATGCTTGCATTAGAGTCAGGGGGATTGATTGAAATTGGTACTCACACCGTAACACACCCGTTTCTTTCTCAACTTCCAATAGCTTCACAAAGAGATGAAATTCAACAAAGTAAAGCCTATCTGGAGAAAGTTCTCAGACATCCAATCACGAGTTTTTCCTATCCCAATGGTAGTTATACAAAAGAGACCATTTCTCTAGCTCAAGAAGCTGGATTTAACTGTGCTTGCGCTAGTGTTCTTGATAAACTTCAACAACACAATAACAAAATTAGTCAACATAGTAACCGTTTTTTATTACCCCGATTTGTAGTTGAAGATTGGGATGGAGAAACATTTGCCCGTTGGTTATCAAGGTGTTTTTAG
- a CDS encoding class I SAM-dependent methyltransferase, producing MELTTEMQHLKLNDINNASLFYNNRYEGDYMDEWPTRKKRRVYELLLELGLPEEGVALDFGCGTGVFTSVIKQALPRWQVCGTDLSPVALEKAKAKNLNCDFFTVDNCTLNSFKFDFIFSHHVLEHVLNIDETWIKLLQLSKPGTKMLHICPCGNEGSFEHHICSLRKDGLRQHPQNTFFYEDKGHLRKLDTQQMRVLAAKYGFDICLEYYAWHYYEAIEGITGEGYHYVRYLTDPTQAANDAARNKLQVLRKHLQTIAILRTPTAIIDKQQQKPGKSWKDYVVINILKPLTVISWLTSLILKFLADNEWHQRRKDPKGAEMYFLFKLPER from the coding sequence ATGGAGTTAACTACAGAAATGCAACACCTCAAGCTTAACGATATAAATAACGCATCCCTGTTTTATAACAATCGCTATGAAGGCGATTACATGGATGAATGGCCTACCCGAAAAAAGAGACGTGTCTATGAACTGCTATTGGAACTAGGTCTTCCTGAAGAAGGAGTAGCTCTCGACTTTGGTTGTGGAACAGGTGTTTTTACTTCTGTTATCAAGCAGGCTTTACCAAGATGGCAAGTATGCGGTACGGATTTAAGTCCTGTTGCATTAGAAAAGGCTAAAGCGAAGAATTTAAATTGTGATTTTTTCACAGTTGACAACTGTACTTTAAATTCCTTTAAATTTGACTTCATTTTCAGTCATCACGTTCTTGAACATGTATTAAACATTGATGAGACCTGGATAAAATTGTTACAATTAAGCAAACCGGGAACTAAGATGCTCCATATATGTCCATGTGGAAATGAAGGTAGTTTTGAGCATCATATTTGTAGCTTGAGAAAAGATGGTCTGAGACAGCACCCTCAAAATACTTTTTTTTATGAAGACAAAGGACATCTGAGGAAACTTGATACTCAGCAAATGCGAGTGCTTGCTGCCAAATATGGTTTTGATATATGCCTAGAGTATTATGCCTGGCATTACTACGAAGCAATTGAAGGAATTACAGGTGAGGGGTATCACTACGTTCGCTACTTAACCGATCCGACTCAAGCCGCCAATGATGCAGCGCGGAATAAATTACAGGTTTTAAGGAAGCATCTCCAAACGATTGCGATACTCCGTACTCCAACAGCCATTATTGACAAGCAACAGCAAAAACCGGGAAAGTCTTGGAAAGACTACGTTGTAATCAATATCTTAAAACCTTTAACAGTGATTTCATGGCTGACAAGCCTCATCCTAAAATTTTTAGCAGATAATGAGTGGCATCAAAGACGCAAAGATCCTAAAGGTGCAGAGATGTATTTTCTTTTTAAGCTTCCTGAACGTTAA
- a CDS encoding class I SAM-dependent methyltransferase yields MNTSLVKKLPTPVYHWLQDIRYGRSPVGWINFGSLGRLKPIRTDFGLGRGLAIDRYYIENFLALYAEEIQGHVLEIKEPLYTEKFGGDRITKSDVLHVEAGNPKATIVADLTNADHLSSDTFDCIILTQTLQFIYNVPAAIKTLHRILKPRGVLLVTVSGISQISSEDMERWGQYWSFTALSIQKLFQEVFEPDKIEVTSYGNVLSAIALLHGIVTEEIEQSKLNYHDPEYQVLITARAVKE; encoded by the coding sequence ATGAATACCAGCTTAGTTAAGAAATTGCCAACTCCTGTCTACCATTGGCTGCAAGATATCCGGTATGGTCGGTCACCAGTGGGATGGATAAATTTTGGTAGCTTAGGACGACTCAAGCCAATTAGAACTGACTTCGGTTTAGGTCGAGGTTTAGCAATTGACCGCTACTATATTGAAAATTTTCTGGCTCTTTATGCTGAAGAGATTCAAGGACATGTACTAGAGATTAAGGAACCTTTATACACAGAAAAATTTGGTGGCGATCGCATTACTAAAAGCGATGTGCTTCATGTAGAAGCAGGTAATCCAAAAGCGACAATCGTAGCAGATTTAACCAACGCTGACCATCTGTCATCCGATACTTTCGACTGCATTATCCTCACTCAAACCCTGCAATTTATCTACAATGTCCCAGCTGCAATTAAAACTCTCCACCGGATTCTAAAACCACGAGGGGTTTTACTAGTCACTGTTTCAGGTATTAGTCAAATTAGCAGCGAAGATATGGAACGCTGGGGACAATATTGGAGTTTCACCGCTCTCTCAATTCAAAAGCTATTTCAGGAAGTTTTTGAACCAGACAAAATAGAAGTTACATCCTATGGAAATGTGTTGAGTGCGATCGCTCTTCTGCACGGGATTGTAACTGAAGAAATAGAGCAATCAAAGTTAAACTATCACGATCCTGAATACCAGGTTTTAATTACAGCTAGAGCTGTAAAGGAATAA
- a CDS encoding class I SAM-dependent methyltransferase — translation MKKEHLKQIAKRTLPSSINNLLQTQFKRNQYCPGIGKVNFGNLRRLKPISRDFGYNRGLPIDRYYIENFLERQAKDVQGRVLEIGDASYTRRFGGDRVTQSDVLHVIEGNPEATIIGDLTNADHIPSEVFDCVILTQTLHLLYDMRAALITLYRILKPGGILLVTVPGISQVVKCDWGDDWCWALTTQSARLLFEEKFPKTNVQFETHGNVLAAIAFLQGLAVQDLHQEELDYQDNEYQLLITVRAVKPEVAA, via the coding sequence ATGAAGAAAGAACATTTAAAACAAATAGCAAAGCGGACTCTGCCATCATCTATTAATAATTTGTTGCAAACTCAATTTAAACGAAATCAATATTGCCCAGGAATAGGGAAAGTTAATTTTGGCAACTTGAGACGCTTAAAACCTATAAGTCGGGATTTTGGTTACAATCGGGGTCTTCCCATCGATCGCTACTATATAGAAAATTTTCTGGAGCGTCAGGCTAAGGATGTGCAAGGACGAGTATTAGAGATTGGCGACGCATCGTATACCCGGAGATTTGGTGGCGATCGCGTTACTCAAAGTGACGTACTACATGTAATAGAAGGGAACCCAGAGGCAACTATCATCGGCGATCTGACTAACGCAGATCATATTCCATCAGAGGTTTTTGACTGTGTGATTTTGACGCAGACATTGCACCTTCTCTACGATATGCGTGCGGCTTTAATAACCCTCTACCGCATCTTAAAACCAGGTGGAATTTTACTAGTAACGGTTCCTGGTATTAGCCAAGTAGTCAAATGCGACTGGGGTGATGATTGGTGTTGGGCGTTAACAACTCAATCAGCAAGGTTGTTATTTGAAGAGAAATTTCCTAAAACCAATGTGCAATTTGAAACTCATGGAAATGTTCTAGCGGCGATCGCCTTTTTGCAAGGACTGGCAGTACAAGACTTACATCAGGAAGAACTTGATTATCAAGATAATGAATACCAACTCTTAATTACTGTAAGGGCAGTCAAACCAGAGGTGGCAGCATGA
- a CDS encoding polysaccharide pyruvyl transferase family protein, with translation MKALVTGCFSLEGGGATAGDLLAAELVCDWLDSVGFPYDIAVIPPFRGGIDFRLADPKNYSHAIFVCGPFGRERRGDDFLNRFSNCQTIGIDLTMLEPLEKWNPFDILIERDSSVCARPDITFLSRRELVPVVGVCLVEPYGAAFEEVAYAAIQRLVASRQISVVEIDTRLDTNSQGFRSPAEIESILARMDMVITTRLHGTVLSLKNGVPTLSIDPGGDSLKIKRQAETIGWPVVFTADKITDEALQQAFDYCLTEEAQLKARECSERAKKMVEEIRNEFIKVLTCSNELACQDTTWTSTKKKL, from the coding sequence GTGAAGGCTCTTGTTACAGGTTGCTTTAGTTTAGAAGGTGGAGGTGCAACAGCCGGTGACTTATTGGCTGCCGAACTTGTCTGTGATTGGCTTGATTCTGTTGGTTTCCCCTACGATATTGCAGTTATTCCTCCATTTAGAGGAGGAATAGATTTTCGTCTTGCTGATCCAAAAAACTATTCACACGCAATTTTTGTATGCGGCCCTTTCGGAAGAGAAAGAAGGGGAGATGATTTCCTGAACCGTTTTTCTAACTGCCAGACTATTGGAATTGACTTAACCATGCTTGAGCCACTTGAAAAGTGGAATCCTTTTGATATTTTGATTGAGCGGGATAGTTCTGTATGTGCTCGTCCCGATATTACATTTTTGTCACGTCGAGAGTTAGTTCCTGTTGTGGGTGTTTGCTTAGTTGAACCTTATGGAGCCGCTTTTGAGGAAGTTGCTTATGCTGCTATTCAACGGCTTGTGGCATCACGACAGATATCAGTAGTAGAAATAGATACACGTTTAGATACGAATAGTCAAGGGTTCCGTAGTCCAGCAGAGATTGAGTCAATCCTTGCCCGAATGGATATGGTTATAACGACACGACTGCATGGGACAGTGTTGTCCCTTAAGAATGGAGTTCCTACGCTCTCTATCGATCCAGGTGGTGACAGCCTAAAAATTAAACGTCAAGCAGAAACTATCGGTTGGCCTGTAGTGTTTACGGCAGATAAAATCACTGACGAAGCATTACAGCAAGCCTTTGACTACTGCCTGACAGAAGAGGCACAGTTGAAAGCCAGAGAATGTTCTGAAAGAGCAAAAAAGATGGTTGAAGAAATACGCAACGAATTTATCAAGGTTTTAACCTGTTCCAATGAATTAGCTTGTCAGGATACTACTTGGACTTCCACCAAAAAAAAATTATGA
- a CDS encoding glycosyltransferase family 2 protein, whose amino-acid sequence MPKVTVVIPAYNAMQFLPETVESVLAQTFSDLELLIVNDGSSDNIVQWANNITDERVKLISQENQGVSAARNTGIMQSNGEYLAFLDADDLWKPTKLEKQILRFEEYPEAGLVYTWTHLVDTFAKPINRVLASRLEGNVWKQILVANMIGNGSSAMVRRSCFQTVGLFDPELSGAADRDMWIRIAVHYPFAVVKEPLTLWRQHTNSMSKKRQEMVKDLRRTIDKNFQSVSFDLLYLQNRSYSYMNLYQAWNSIDEGNIEEAIYFRQQAYRNYPQICLTNNYIRLSLAILLIRFFGTNGYDGMRSLTRFLRWQFLNLVR is encoded by the coding sequence ATGCCAAAAGTTACTGTAGTTATTCCCGCATACAATGCTATGCAATTCCTTCCAGAAACGGTAGAAAGTGTTTTAGCACAAACTTTTTCTGACTTAGAATTGCTAATTGTCAATGATGGTAGTTCAGACAATATTGTGCAATGGGCTAATAATATTACAGATGAGCGAGTCAAACTGATTTCACAGGAAAATCAGGGCGTTTCTGCTGCACGGAATACAGGCATCATGCAGTCAAACGGAGAGTATTTAGCGTTCTTAGATGCAGACGATTTGTGGAAACCAACTAAACTGGAAAAACAAATACTTCGTTTTGAGGAATATCCAGAAGCAGGTCTGGTTTATACTTGGACACATCTGGTTGATACTTTTGCTAAGCCTATAAATAGAGTACTTGCATCCCGACTCGAAGGAAATGTCTGGAAGCAAATTCTCGTGGCTAACATGATTGGCAATGGTAGTTCAGCGATGGTTCGTCGGAGTTGCTTTCAAACAGTTGGACTGTTTGACCCCGAACTCTCAGGTGCAGCTGATCGAGATATGTGGATTCGGATTGCAGTTCATTACCCATTTGCAGTGGTCAAAGAACCGTTAACTTTATGGCGACAGCACACCAATAGTATGTCTAAAAAGCGCCAGGAGATGGTAAAAGATTTGCGCCGAACCATAGATAAAAACTTCCAATCAGTTTCTTTCGATTTGTTGTACTTGCAAAACCGGAGTTATAGCTACATGAATCTCTACCAAGCATGGAACTCAATAGATGAAGGAAATATTGAAGAAGCAATATATTTCCGTCAACAAGCTTACCGTAACTATCCACAAATATGCTTGACTAATAACTATATACGGCTCAGTTTAGCAATCTTATTAATACGCTTTTTTGGAACAAATGGCTACGATGGTATGAGAAGTTTAACCCGTTTTTTGCGGTGGCAATTCTTAAATCTTGTACGATAA